The proteins below are encoded in one region of Oryzias melastigma strain HK-1 linkage group LG9, ASM292280v2, whole genome shotgun sequence:
- the lzts3b gene encoding mediator of RNA polymerase II transcription subunit 12 has translation MGSVGSGVAGEQEFAMKSVGTRTTLPRAPPLSRRCPADRSCSAERLPRPPATISDGTASSDERGSVSIGTGTCTGTDRPTETISSTNTECTMTAPSNNNQLDCGNAAGRRDREWERQRERGRDRDRDRDWDRERLERERERERNRERERERVERERLERERERERERARERERERIEREKIERERERERERERERERERLENERMEREREREMHAAGLDVCGNIVGRGVSEKTSVGVNHHHNREMAAARTDSENNLASHNPPNHNPPKIMAVSGKLEQAMQSSSGLVRPSAFKPVVPKSFHSMQNLVGQAGGAGGEGKAEARGEGFAEGRVGRRGRDGGGGGAVDPGEVPEALLLDQDSPVRVSRSEGGGNSIEVVQGGMSDSGRNSLTSLPTYTGSGSGCGPPAVLGPLSASTSHINRLGMAGAAAGLDKLEKPGYQNGLSASDSGRSSSGKSSSSYQRLSHLSDAPGPLRPSPSSDDIIQDLEDRLWEKEQEVQHMRRNLDQSEAAIIQVFEEKQRVWERQMDELRQNYASRLQQVTRRAQRSQTALQAQITRLSQDKRRLQEEMAALLAQREELERKCLDYRKEQADILPRLEETKWEVCQKAGEISLLKQQLRESQAEVTQRAGEMVALRGQLKELNAQLREREEVMLGLKDSYSSKCLELEKCEGELRRTLSEVSILREKLGVFEAEVLSLKRALSEVSRGAEVVVSPNLAAAGLLPPWGAVHCPRNPSEPSTNSLTPTSDTLLSLQSDEAKAQRQEAQRQERQQREEAQWRDVQQQQQRQDAHMQQDIQMRQDAQIRQEAHLRHEAQIRQEAQLRHEAQMRQEAHLRHESQLCQDVHQPQRVQEGHWDEAGELRRQLEQLQAALRLERQQRERQALNFDQERHTWQDEKERVLKYQAQLQLSYVETLQKNQALEKRMSQLGSKQTTTSTTTTITTTTTSPTSSNSPPHSQALSPLSPQLPPSLSGPSPLSGPPSLSSPPSLSGPSPLSGPPSLSGPPSLSGPPSISGPPSLSGPPSLSGPSSLSGPIALTLSPPCEDQKGPPSLHQLAPPWAGPSRLERIESTEI, from the exons aTGGGCAGTGTTGGCAGTGGGGTGGCAGGAGAGCAGGAGTTTGCCATGAAGTCCGTTGGCACCAGGACCACCCTGCCCAGAGCTCCTCCTCTCTCTCGCCGTTGCCCTGCCGACCGTAGCTGCAGTGCGGAGCGGCTGCCGCGCCCCCCAGCGACTATATCAGACGGGACGGCCTCTAGCGATGAACGAGGAAGTGTTAGTATCGGGACTGGGACCTGCACTGGAACTGACCGGCCTACAGAGACCATCTCCTCCACCAACACTGAATGTACCATGACCGCCCCCTCCAACAACAACCAGTTGGACTGTGGCAATGCAGCCGGCAGAAGGGACAGGGAGTGGGAGAGGCAGCGTGAAAGGGGCAGAGACCGGGATCGGGACCGAGACTGGGACCGGGAGAGGCTAGAGAGGGAGCGCGAGAGGGAGAGGAACCGGGAGAGGGAGCGAGAACGGGTGGAGAGGGAGAGGCTGGAGCGGGAGAGGGAACGGGAGCGGGAGAGGGCCAGGGAGAGGGAACGGGAGAGGATAGAGAGGGAGAAGATAGAAAGAGAGAGGGAACGAGAACGGGAACGAGAGAGGGAGCGGGAGAGGGAGAGGCTGGAGAACGAGAGGATGGAGAGGGAGAGGGAGCGGGAGATGCACGCGGCCGGCCTGGATGTTTGTGGGAACATTGTGGGTCGAGGAGTGAGCGAGAAGACCAGTGTTGGCGTGAACCACCACCATAACAGAGAGATGGCCGCCGCCAGAACTGACAGTGAAAACAATCTGGCTAGCCATAACCCTCCAAACCACAACCCACCCAAGATCATGGCGGTGTCAGGAAAACTGGAGCAG GCAATGCAGAGCAGCTCTGGTCTAGTTCGTCCATCTGCCTTCAAGCCAGTGGTTCCTAAAAGCTTCCACTCCATGCAGAACCTGGTGGGCCAGGCGGGAGGGGCCGGGGGCGAGGGAAAGGCTGAGGCCAGAGGTGAAGGGTTTGCAGAGGGCAGAGTAGGTAGGAGAGgcagagatggaggaggaggaggagcagtaGACCCAGGGGAGGTGCCAGAGGCCCTACTCCTGGACCAGGACAGTCCAGTTAGGGTGAGCAGGAGTGAAGGAGGGGGGAATAGTATTGAAGTGGTTCAGGGAGGGATGTCAGATTCCGGGAGAAACTCCCTGACCAGCCTCCCCACTTACACCGGCTCGGGGTCAGGTTGTGGGCCCCCTGCAGTCCTGGGGCCGCTCAGTGCTTCAACCAGCCACATCAACAGGTTGGGCATGGCTGGGGCAGCTGCAGGCCTGGACAAGCTGGAGAAACCCGGCTACCAG AATGGACTCAGTGCATCAGACAGTGGGCGGTCTTCCTCTGGGAAGAGCTCCTCCTCCTATCAGAGGCTGAGCCACCTGAGCGACGCCCCAGGACCTCTGCGCCCCTCTCCCTcctctgatgacatcatccagGACCTGGAAGACCGCTTATGGGAAAAAGAGCAGGAG GTGCAGCACATGCGCAGGAATTTGGACCAAAGTGAGGCTGCGATCATTCAGGTGTTTGAGGAGAAGCAGCGTGTTTGGGAGCGACAGATGGACGAGCTGAGGCAGAACTACGCTTCACGTCTGCAGCAG GTTACCCGTCGAGCTCAGCGCTCCCAGACTGCTCTGCAGGCCCAAATAACTCGCCTGTCCCAGGACAAGAggaggctgcaggaggagaTGGCCGCTCTGCTGGCTCAGAGAGAGGAGCTGGAGAGAAAGTGTCTGGATTACAGGAAGGAGCAGGCTGACATCCTGCCTCGTCTGGAGGAGACCAAATGGGAG GTGTGTCAGAAAGCAGGTGAGATCTCGCTGCTGAAGCAGCAGCTGAGAGAGAGCCAGGCGGAAGTGACCCAGCGAGCTGGAGAGATGGTGGCTCTGAGAGGGCAGCTGAAGGAGCTCAACGCTCAGCTGAGAGAGCGGGAGGAGGTCATGCTGGGTCTGAAGGACTCCTACAGCTCCAAGTGTCTGGAGCTGGAAAAGTGTGAGGGAGAGCTGAGGAGGACTCTGTCTGAG GTGTCCATCCTGAGAGAGAAGCTGGGAGTATTTGAGGCGGAGGTGCTCAGCTTAAAGCGTGCTCTGAGTGAAGTTAGCAGAGGAGCAGAAGTCGTCGTGAGCCCAAACTTAGCTGCGGCGGGGCTGCTGCCACCGTGGGGAGCTGTGCACTGCCCACGAAACCCCTCTGAGCCCTCGACTAATTCCCTCACCCCCACTTCTGACACCCTGCTCAGTCTACAGAGCGATGAGGCCAAGGCTCAGAGGCAGGAAGCTCAAAGACAGGAGAGGCAGCAGCGTGAAGAGGCTCAGTGGCGGGacgtgcagcagcagcagcagcggcaggACGCCCACATGCAGCAGGACATTCAAATGCGTCAGGATGCGCAGATCCGCCAGGAGGCTCACCTCCGTCACGAGGCGCAAATTCGCCAGGAAGCACAGCTTCGCCACGAGGCCCAAATGCGACAAGAGGCCCATTTACGCCACGAGTCCCAACTGTGCCAGGATGTCCACCAGCCCCAGAGGGTCCAGGAGGGTCACTGGGACGAAGCTGGAGAGCTGCGCCGGCAGCTAGAACAGCTTCAGGCTGCGCTACGCCTGGAGCGGCAGCAGCGAGAGCGACAGGCCCTCAACTTTGACCAGGAGCGCCACACGTGGCAGGACGAGAAGGAACGCGTTTTGAAATACCAGGCACAGCTGCAGCTTAGCTATGTGGAAACACTGCAGAAGAACCAGGCTCTGGAAAAACGCATGAGCCAGCTGGGATCCAAACAAACCACaacctccaccaccaccaccatcaccaccaccaccacctcccccACGTCCTCCAACTCCCCACCTCATTCACAAGCTCTGTCACCCCTGTCTCCTCAGCTGCCTCCTTCCCTTTCTGGTCCATCTCCTCTTTCTGGTCCACCCTCCCTTTCTAGTCCTCCCTCCCTTTCTGGTCCATCCCCACTTTCTGGCCCACCATCTCTTTCCGGTCCCCCCTCTCTATCTGGTCCCCCCTCCATTTCTGGTCCACCATCTCTTTCCGGTCCTCCCTCCCTCTCTGGCCCCTCTTCCCTCTCCGGCCCGATCGCCCTGACCCTCTCCCCACCTTGTGAAGACCAAAAGGGCCCTCCTTCTCTCCACCAGCTCGCCCCTCCCTGGGCAGGACCCTCGCGCCTGGAGAGGATCGAGTCAACGGAGATTTAG
- the ubox5 gene encoding RING finger protein 37 isoform X2, translating into MVVNLCLPQFHTTVHCNKLCADGYDVTNLVSADPALRRRGFKLEYFLRPPLQVILKFGFQVELSRVDVELWPWGMDRGQACKKLEISTSSDRQLPTDHKQVEKKEEKKTEVKEQHRQNRQRGGTKSKHSIGNQWSFQAHQWGEEAPGGSQQNICVSGTNSYESDVEFKLVARCELREETHVCFFHSNFRPRAPFLSPPPPPPESSRQVELWSRGFSSLGAVTQLRVTVPFGGGASSLGLRALAVWGQPASCCPAEEVERIQKIHESAERGRLSKPEFFGPSVRKTTLPQESTPSAVVPEEFLDPITQEAMLLPMLLPSGVSVDSTTLEEYRKREAGWGRPPSDPFTGVPFTSTSQPLPNPQLKSRIDHFLLQKGMMKRDGMLGRQNQEDNPHASRLVTSNECGQSSPSVIVNTDSSESSPNRDTNLTSGQREPSSNPQSHFKSGSKRKTELELNEISKEVSTDEWELQPQTKRPRRDSASDASSGSHEQRLAASLDEALSSALKGRPSFTANLTHQGQGTSEPDMQTRTLSSPSTTAGRRLPMGRTWTFQQVNDPKHKVERCALLVPALCLFTRRRRLASTD; encoded by the exons ATGGTTGTAAATCTCTGTTTGCCACAGTTTCATACAACAGTTCACTGCAACAAG TTATGTGCAGACGGCTATGATGTCACAAACCTTGTATCAGCTGACCCTGCTCTTAGAAGGCGGGGCTTCAAGCTTGAATACTTTCTACGCCCCCCGTTACAG gtgattttgaagtttggcttcCAGGTGGAGCTGAGCAGGGTGGATGTAGAGCTGTGGCCCTGGGGGATGGACCGGGGACAGGCCTGCAAAAAACTTGAGATTAGCACCAGTTCTGACCGGCAGCTTCCCACCGACCACAAACAGGTggagaaaaaagaggagaagaagacGGAGGTGAAAGAGCAGCACAGACAGAATCGTCAAAGGGGTGGGACCAAGTCAAAGCACAGTATTGGTAATCAGTGGAGTTTCCAGGCCCATCAGTGGGGGGAAGAAGCTCCAGGTGGGTCTCAACAAAACATATGTGTGTCCGGCACAAACTCCTATGAGTCTGATGTGGAGTTTAAGTTGGTCGCTCGTTGTGAACTGAGAGAAGAAACCCACGTCTGTTTCTTCCACTCAAACTTTCGCCCTCGAGCGCCATTTCTttcccctcctcctccgccGCCTGAGAGCAGTCGGCAGGTGGAGCTGTGGAGTCGGGGTTTTTCTTCGTTGGGAGCTGTGACACAGCTTCGAGTGACCGTGCCTTTTGGTGGTGGAGCCTCGTCCTTGGGGCTGAGGGCTTTGGCCGTGTGGGGTCAGCCTGCGAGCTGCTGCCCCGCAGAGGAAGTGGAGAGGATTCAAAAGATCCATGAATCTGCAGAGAGAGGGCGGCTGTCAAAACCGGAATTCTTTGGGCCTTCTGTTAGAAAAACCACACTGCCACAGGAATCCACTCCAAG TGCCGTCGTCCCTGAAGAATTCCTCGATCCAATAACTCAGGAAGCGATGCTGCTGCCCATGCTGCTCCCCAGTGGCGTGTCAGTGGACAGCACCACACTGGAAGAGTACCGGAAGAGGGAAGCTGGTTGGGGTCGACCTCCAAGCGACCCTTTTACGGGGGTCCCATTCACGTCAACCTCACAACCTCTTCCTAACCCCCAGCTGAAAAGCCGCATTGACCACTTCCTCCTCCAGAAAGGCATGATGAAGAGGGACGGCATGTTAGGACGGCAAAACCAAGAGGACAATCCGCATGCCTCAAGACTTGTGACTTCAAACGAGTGTGGACAAAGTTCTCCTAGTGTTATAGTGAATACTGACTCTTCTGAATCCAGCCCTAACAGAGACACAAACTTAACGTCAGGGCAAAGAGAGCCTTCGTCAAACCCTCAAAGTCACTTTAAATCGGGTTCAAAACGGAAAACTGAACTAGAACTAAATGAAATCTCCAAAGAAGTGTCAACAGATGAGTGGGAACTCCAACCTCAAACAAAACGCCCAAGAAGGGACTCAGCATCTG ACGCCAGCAGCGGCTCTCATGAGCAGCGTTTGGCCGCTAGTTTGGATGAGGCGCTCTCCTCTGCCCTCAAAGGCCGACCATCTTTTACCGCAAATTTAACCCACCAAGGACAGGGGACTTCTGAGCCGGACATGCAGACACGCACACTAAGCTCTCCCAGCACTACAGCAG GTCGGAGGCTGCCCATGGGACGCACTTGGACATTTCAACAAGTCAACGATCCAAAACACAAG GTGGAAAGGTGTGCTCTTCTTGTTCCTGCTCTGTGTCTGTTTACTCGACGTCGGCGTCTTGCATCTACCGACTGA
- the ubox5 gene encoding RING finger protein 37 isoform X1, producing the protein MVVNLCLPQFHTTVHCNKLCADGYDVTNLVSADPALRRRGFKLEYFLRPPLQVILKFGFQVELSRVDVELWPWGMDRGQACKKLEISTSSDRQLPTDHKQVEKKEEKKTEVKEQHRQNRQRGGTKSKHSIGNQWSFQAHQWGEEAPGGSQQNICVSGTNSYESDVEFKLVARCELREETHVCFFHSNFRPRAPFLSPPPPPPESSRQVELWSRGFSSLGAVTQLRVTVPFGGGASSLGLRALAVWGQPASCCPAEEVERIQKIHESAERGRLSKPEFFGPSVRKTTLPQESTPSAVVPEEFLDPITQEAMLLPMLLPSGVSVDSTTLEEYRKREAGWGRPPSDPFTGVPFTSTSQPLPNPQLKSRIDHFLLQKGMMKRDGMLGRQNQEDNPHASRLVTSNECGQSSPSVIVNTDSSESSPNRDTNLTSGQREPSSNPQSHFKSGSKRKTELELNEISKEVSTDEWELQPQTKRPRRDSASDASSGSHEQRLAASLDEALSSALKGRPSFTANLTHQGQGTSEPDMQTRTLSSPSTTAGGKVCSSCSCSVSVYSTSASCIYRLICSHLLCRTCLQKQPKPASSTSALILCPTCRSCTPRGHIVRVHH; encoded by the exons ATGGTTGTAAATCTCTGTTTGCCACAGTTTCATACAACAGTTCACTGCAACAAG TTATGTGCAGACGGCTATGATGTCACAAACCTTGTATCAGCTGACCCTGCTCTTAGAAGGCGGGGCTTCAAGCTTGAATACTTTCTACGCCCCCCGTTACAG gtgattttgaagtttggcttcCAGGTGGAGCTGAGCAGGGTGGATGTAGAGCTGTGGCCCTGGGGGATGGACCGGGGACAGGCCTGCAAAAAACTTGAGATTAGCACCAGTTCTGACCGGCAGCTTCCCACCGACCACAAACAGGTggagaaaaaagaggagaagaagacGGAGGTGAAAGAGCAGCACAGACAGAATCGTCAAAGGGGTGGGACCAAGTCAAAGCACAGTATTGGTAATCAGTGGAGTTTCCAGGCCCATCAGTGGGGGGAAGAAGCTCCAGGTGGGTCTCAACAAAACATATGTGTGTCCGGCACAAACTCCTATGAGTCTGATGTGGAGTTTAAGTTGGTCGCTCGTTGTGAACTGAGAGAAGAAACCCACGTCTGTTTCTTCCACTCAAACTTTCGCCCTCGAGCGCCATTTCTttcccctcctcctccgccGCCTGAGAGCAGTCGGCAGGTGGAGCTGTGGAGTCGGGGTTTTTCTTCGTTGGGAGCTGTGACACAGCTTCGAGTGACCGTGCCTTTTGGTGGTGGAGCCTCGTCCTTGGGGCTGAGGGCTTTGGCCGTGTGGGGTCAGCCTGCGAGCTGCTGCCCCGCAGAGGAAGTGGAGAGGATTCAAAAGATCCATGAATCTGCAGAGAGAGGGCGGCTGTCAAAACCGGAATTCTTTGGGCCTTCTGTTAGAAAAACCACACTGCCACAGGAATCCACTCCAAG TGCCGTCGTCCCTGAAGAATTCCTCGATCCAATAACTCAGGAAGCGATGCTGCTGCCCATGCTGCTCCCCAGTGGCGTGTCAGTGGACAGCACCACACTGGAAGAGTACCGGAAGAGGGAAGCTGGTTGGGGTCGACCTCCAAGCGACCCTTTTACGGGGGTCCCATTCACGTCAACCTCACAACCTCTTCCTAACCCCCAGCTGAAAAGCCGCATTGACCACTTCCTCCTCCAGAAAGGCATGATGAAGAGGGACGGCATGTTAGGACGGCAAAACCAAGAGGACAATCCGCATGCCTCAAGACTTGTGACTTCAAACGAGTGTGGACAAAGTTCTCCTAGTGTTATAGTGAATACTGACTCTTCTGAATCCAGCCCTAACAGAGACACAAACTTAACGTCAGGGCAAAGAGAGCCTTCGTCAAACCCTCAAAGTCACTTTAAATCGGGTTCAAAACGGAAAACTGAACTAGAACTAAATGAAATCTCCAAAGAAGTGTCAACAGATGAGTGGGAACTCCAACCTCAAACAAAACGCCCAAGAAGGGACTCAGCATCTG ACGCCAGCAGCGGCTCTCATGAGCAGCGTTTGGCCGCTAGTTTGGATGAGGCGCTCTCCTCTGCCCTCAAAGGCCGACCATCTTTTACCGCAAATTTAACCCACCAAGGACAGGGGACTTCTGAGCCGGACATGCAGACACGCACACTAAGCTCTCCCAGCACTACAGCAG GTGGAAAGGTGTGCTCTTCTTGTTCCTGCTCTGTGTCTGTTTACTCGACGTCGGCGTCTTGCATCTACCGACTGATCTGCAGCCACTTGCTCTGCAGGACCTGCCTCCAGAAGCAGCCAAAACCAGCAAGTTCAACATCCGCCCTTATTCTGTGTCCAACATGCCGAAGCTGCACTCCACGCGGTCACATCGTACGCGTTCATCATTGA
- the LOC112148831 gene encoding isotocin-neurophysin IT 1 has translation MTGTTVSVCLLFILSVCSACYISNCPIGGKRSVMDAPLRKCMSCGPGDRGRCFGPSICCGDGFGCLLGSPESAACVEENYLLTPCQAGGRPCGSEGGHCAASGLCCDAESCTTDQSCFIEENGDDQSSPLEVSEPADILLRLLHLAGHTSHRIHQ, from the exons ATGACTGGAACAACCGTGTCCGTGTGCCTACTTTTCATCCTGTCTGTGTGCTCAGCGTGTTATATTTCAAATTGTCCGATTGGTGGAAAAAGGTCGGTCATGGATGCGCCGCTGCGTAAG TGCATGTCCTGCGGCCCCGGAGACAGGGGTCGTTGCTTCGGCCCCAGCATCTGCTGTGGGGACGGCTTCGGCTGCCTATTGGGCTCCCCAGAATCTGCTGCCTGCGTGGAAGAAAACTACCTGCTCACCCCCTGCCAGGCGGGAGGGAGGCCCTGTGGATCCGAGGGCGGACACTGCGCCGCATCGGGACTTTGCTGTGATGCAG AGAGTTGCACCACAGACCAGTCCTGCTTTATCGAGGAGAACGGAGACGACCAAAGCAGCCCGCTGGAGGTCAGCGAACCTGCTGACATCCTCCTCAGGCTCCTCCATCTGGCCGGCCACACTTCTCATCGAATCCACCAATGA
- the smyd1b gene encoding histone-lysine N-methyltransferase SMYD1b isoform X1, translating into MENVVIFDSPGKGRGLKATKEFWAGDVIFSEASLAAVVFDSLAERICHSCFRRQEKLQRCGQCKFAHYCDRTCQRAGWAEHKQECSAIKAYGKVPNENIRLVARILWRLDKDGTVVSDMQLTTLDELEDHITDMPEDELKELKVDIHNFLDFWPRTSKQHTVDNISHLFGVINCNGFSVSDQRGLQAVGVGLFPNLCLVNHNCWPNCTVILNHGNQSAVNTMFHSQRRIELRSLGKIAEGEELTVAYVDYMNLSEERQRLLKTQYFFDCTCEHCTNKTKDDIKLGGREVDGVKPSEEQVKEATDYCFQMLEKMEKARLNGDYHEVVKICRECIEKTEPVLAETHIYLLRMWSTMSEVQAYLQYFNDAAEYARKMVEGYMKLYHPNNATLGMAAMRAGVTHWQAGDIEVGHGMICKAYAILMVTHGPTHPITKDLEAMRVQTEMELRMFKQNEYVYYSMREAALKNKPMTMLHEPKSVEEGIKNLFHRRK; encoded by the exons ATGGAAAACGTGGTGATTTTTGACTCACCTGGGAAAGGGAGGGGCTTAAAGGCCACCAAGGAGTTTTGGGCTGGAGACGTCATATTCTCTGAGGCCAGTCTTGCAGCTGTTGTGTTTGACAG CCTTGCAGAACGCATTTGCCACAGCTGTTTCCGCAGGCAAGAGAAGCTCCAAAGGTGTGGTCAGTGTAAATTTGCTCATTATTGTGATCGAACCTGCCAGCGTGCTGGCTGGGCCGAACACAAGCAAGAATGCAGTGCCATCAAAGCTTATGGAAAAGTACCAAATGAGAACATCCG ACTAGTTGCCCGGATCCTGTGGCGCCTCGACAAAGATGGGACCGTGGTGTCTGACATGCAGCTGACCACGCTGGACGAGCTGGAGGACCACATCACTGACATGCCAGAAGACGAGCTGAAGGAACTCAAAGTGGACATCCACAATTTCCTGGACTTCTGGCCACGGACCAGCAAGCAGCACACAGTGGACAACATCTCCCACTTATTTGGGGTG ATCAACTGCAATGGCTTCTCTGTGAGCGACCAGAGGGGCCTTCAGGCAgtaggagtgggtctttttcCAAATTTGTGCCTGGTAAATCACAACTGCTGGCCAAACTGCACAGTGATCCTTAATCACGGCAA TCAATCGGCTGTGAATACTATGTTTCATTCTCAACGGAG GATTGAGCTTCGCTCTCTGGGGAAAATCGCTGAAGGAGAAGAGCTCACAGTCGCCTATGTGGACTACATGAATCTATCGGAGGAGCGGCAGAGGCTTCTGAAAACTCAGTACTTCTTTGACTGCACGTGTGAACACTGCACGAACAAAACCAAAGACGACATCAAGCTGGGAGGAAGGGAAGTGGACGGCGTGAAG cctTCAGAAGAGCAAGTCAAAGAGGCAACGGATTACTGCTTTCAGATGCTGGAGAAGATGGAGAAAGCTCGATTAAATGGCGACTACCATGAG GTAGTAAAAATCTGCAGGGAATGCATTGAGAAGACAGAACCGGTTTTGGCTGAGACACACATTTACTTGCTGAGGATGTGGAGCACAATGAGTGAAGTGCAAGCTTACCTGCAGTACTTCAACGATGCTGCAGAATACGCCAGAAAAATGGTGGAGGGATACAT GAAGCTGTATCACCCAAACAATGCCACTCTCGGTATGGCCGCCATGCGAGCTGGGGTGACTCACTGGCAGGCTGGGGATATAGAAGTTGGACATGGCATGATCTGCAAAGCTTATGCTATCCTCATGGTCACACATGGTCCAACGCACCCCATCACCAAGGACCTGGAG GCGATGCGTGTGCAGACAGAAATGGAACTGAGGATGTTTAAACAGAACGAGTACGTTTACTACAGCATGAGAGAAGCCgctctgaaaaacaagcccatgACCATGCTGCATGAACCCAAGTCTGTGGAAGAAGGAATCAAGAATCTTTTCCACCGGAGGAAGTAA
- the LOC112148832 gene encoding fatty acid-binding protein, liver-type: MSFSGKYRLESSENYETFMKAIGISDENIQLTKDLKSVTEMEENGNDFKVTVTTGSHVIVNTFTIGQDAELLSATGEKIKTVVQKEGTKLKMRLKRVDILTELVDANTLVTTMTLGDIIYKTTYKRI, translated from the exons ATGTCTTTCTCTGGAAAGTACCGACTTGAATCTTCAGAGAACTATGAAACTTTCATGAAAGCTATTG GGATTTCTGACGAGAACATCCAGCTGACTAAAGACTTAAAAAGCGTCACAGAGATGGAAGAAAATGGCAACGACTTCAAAGTGACGGTCACCACCGGCTCACACGTCATCGTCAACACCTTCACCATTGGACAGGACGCTGAGCTTCTGTCGGCCACTGGAGAGAAGATCAAG ACGGTGGTGCAGAAGGAGGGCACAAAGCTGAAGATGCGTCTGAAAAGAGTGGACATTCTCACAGAGCTGGTGGATGCAAACACTCTTGTGACG acgATGACTCTTGGCGACATTATTTACAAAACAACATACAAACGGATTTAG
- the smyd1b gene encoding histone-lysine N-methyltransferase SMYD1b isoform X2: MENVVIFDSPGKGRGLKATKEFWAGDVIFSEASLAAVVFDSLAERICHSCFRRQEKLQRCGQCKFAHYCDRTCQRAGWAEHKQECSAIKAYGKVPNENIRLVARILWRLDKDGTVVSDMQLTTLDELEDHITDMPEDELKELKVDIHNFLDFWPRTSKQHTVDNISHLFGVINCNGFSVSDQRGLQAVGVGLFPNLCLVNHNCWPNCTVILNHGKIELRSLGKIAEGEELTVAYVDYMNLSEERQRLLKTQYFFDCTCEHCTNKTKDDIKLGGREVDGVKPSEEQVKEATDYCFQMLEKMEKARLNGDYHEVVKICRECIEKTEPVLAETHIYLLRMWSTMSEVQAYLQYFNDAAEYARKMVEGYMKLYHPNNATLGMAAMRAGVTHWQAGDIEVGHGMICKAYAILMVTHGPTHPITKDLEAMRVQTEMELRMFKQNEYVYYSMREAALKNKPMTMLHEPKSVEEGIKNLFHRRK; this comes from the exons ATGGAAAACGTGGTGATTTTTGACTCACCTGGGAAAGGGAGGGGCTTAAAGGCCACCAAGGAGTTTTGGGCTGGAGACGTCATATTCTCTGAGGCCAGTCTTGCAGCTGTTGTGTTTGACAG CCTTGCAGAACGCATTTGCCACAGCTGTTTCCGCAGGCAAGAGAAGCTCCAAAGGTGTGGTCAGTGTAAATTTGCTCATTATTGTGATCGAACCTGCCAGCGTGCTGGCTGGGCCGAACACAAGCAAGAATGCAGTGCCATCAAAGCTTATGGAAAAGTACCAAATGAGAACATCCG ACTAGTTGCCCGGATCCTGTGGCGCCTCGACAAAGATGGGACCGTGGTGTCTGACATGCAGCTGACCACGCTGGACGAGCTGGAGGACCACATCACTGACATGCCAGAAGACGAGCTGAAGGAACTCAAAGTGGACATCCACAATTTCCTGGACTTCTGGCCACGGACCAGCAAGCAGCACACAGTGGACAACATCTCCCACTTATTTGGGGTG ATCAACTGCAATGGCTTCTCTGTGAGCGACCAGAGGGGCCTTCAGGCAgtaggagtgggtctttttcCAAATTTGTGCCTGGTAAATCACAACTGCTGGCCAAACTGCACAGTGATCCTTAATCACGGCAA GATTGAGCTTCGCTCTCTGGGGAAAATCGCTGAAGGAGAAGAGCTCACAGTCGCCTATGTGGACTACATGAATCTATCGGAGGAGCGGCAGAGGCTTCTGAAAACTCAGTACTTCTTTGACTGCACGTGTGAACACTGCACGAACAAAACCAAAGACGACATCAAGCTGGGAGGAAGGGAAGTGGACGGCGTGAAG cctTCAGAAGAGCAAGTCAAAGAGGCAACGGATTACTGCTTTCAGATGCTGGAGAAGATGGAGAAAGCTCGATTAAATGGCGACTACCATGAG GTAGTAAAAATCTGCAGGGAATGCATTGAGAAGACAGAACCGGTTTTGGCTGAGACACACATTTACTTGCTGAGGATGTGGAGCACAATGAGTGAAGTGCAAGCTTACCTGCAGTACTTCAACGATGCTGCAGAATACGCCAGAAAAATGGTGGAGGGATACAT GAAGCTGTATCACCCAAACAATGCCACTCTCGGTATGGCCGCCATGCGAGCTGGGGTGACTCACTGGCAGGCTGGGGATATAGAAGTTGGACATGGCATGATCTGCAAAGCTTATGCTATCCTCATGGTCACACATGGTCCAACGCACCCCATCACCAAGGACCTGGAG GCGATGCGTGTGCAGACAGAAATGGAACTGAGGATGTTTAAACAGAACGAGTACGTTTACTACAGCATGAGAGAAGCCgctctgaaaaacaagcccatgACCATGCTGCATGAACCCAAGTCTGTGGAAGAAGGAATCAAGAATCTTTTCCACCGGAGGAAGTAA